Proteins found in one Triticum aestivum cultivar Chinese Spring chromosome 4D, IWGSC CS RefSeq v2.1, whole genome shotgun sequence genomic segment:
- the LOC123100794 gene encoding flavin-containing monooxygenase FMO GS-OX-like 8 produces MAIGDGEPVLQFKSVCVVGGGMAGLAVARELRREGHTVTVMEQSGDVGGQWLYDRRTDVEDPMGAVAPVRVPSSIYACLRLISPREVMGCSDFQFLPREGAGRDPRRYPGHRELHCYLRDFCHVFGIMETVRLNTRVLRVAPAAMSMSTTTRRWAVRSVRRLGGTEDDDGALEDEEVFDAVVVATGNYAQPMLPNDIQGMDEWRRRQLHSHSYRTPEPFHGEAVVVVGCGASGKDIALDLGRVAREAHLAASSEAEATTPAMSRMLANHGDVLRLHPRVRQLRADGQVEFADGSSVVADTVIYCTGYAYSFPFLDTGGAVTVSDGGYVVGPLFEHVFTPSLAPSLSFVGVPRKVLIPWFFEVQARWVAQVLSGRHALPSEEQMLRSVEEQLRAREAAGVPRKHTHNIASVEPRDMYEFGGKYCDFTPTEEWKKELILSSNASMDDDVETFRNRADGDSENVRKGRQGWLGGLVAQAQEETAVKTEF; encoded by the coding sequence ATGGCTATTGGAGACGGCGAGCCGGTGCTACAGTTCAAGAGCGTATGCGTGGTCGGGGGCGGCATGGCCGGCTTGGCGGTGGCGCGCGAGCTGCGGCGGGAGGGTCACACGGTCACGGTCATGGAGCAGAGCGGCGACGTTGGCGGGCAGTGGCTGTACGACCGCAGGACGGACGTCGAGGATCCGATGGGCGCCGTGGCGCCGGTGCGCGTGCCTAGCAGCATATACGCGTGCCTCCGCCTCATCAGCCCACGAGAGGTCATGGGCTGCTCCGACTTCCAGTTCCTGCCTCGGGAGGGCGCCGGCCGTGACCCGCGCCGCTATCCCGGCCACCGCGAGCTGCACTGCTACCTTCGTGACTTCTGCCACGTGTTTGGCATCATGGAAACCGTCAGGCTCAACACCCGGGTCCTGCGCGTCGCCCCCGCGGCGATGTCGATGTCGACCACAACGCGCCGGTGGGCGGTGAGGTCCGTGCGGCGCCTCGGTGGCACCGAAGATGATGATGGTGCGCTGGAGGACGAGGAGGTGTTCGACGCTGTTGTGGTGGCTACCGGCAACTACGCGCAGCCGATGCTGCCGAACGACATCCAGGGCATGGACGAATGGAGGCGCCGGCAGCTGCACAGCCACTCGTACAGGACGCCGGAGCCGTTTCATggcgaggccgtggtggtggtcggGTGCGGGGCCAGCGGCAAGGACATCGCGCTAGACCTCGGCCGCGTCGCGAGGGAGGCGCACCTCGCCGCCAGCTCTGAGGCCGAGGCCACCACGCCGGCCATGTCGAGGATGCTGGCGAACCACGGCGACGTCCTGCGCCTCCACCCGCGGGTACGCCAGCTACGCGCGGACGGGCAGGTGGAGTTCGCCGACGGCTCCTCCGTCGTGGCCGACACGGTCATATACTGCACGGGGTATGCCTACTCGTTCCCGTTCCTGGACACGGGCGGGGCGGTCACCGTGAGCGACGGCGGCTATGTGGTCGGCCCGCTGTTCGAGCACGTGTTCACGCCGTCCCTGGCGCCGTCGCTCTCCTTCGTGGGCGTGCCGAGGAAGGTCCTGATCCCGTGGTTCTTCGAGGTGCAGGCGCGGTGGGTCGCGCAGGTGCTGTCCGGCCGCCACGCGCTGCCGTCAGAGGAACAGATGCTGCGGTCTGTGGAGGAGCAGCTGCGCGCCAGGGAGGCCGCCGGCGTACCCAGGAAGCACACGCACAACATTGCCAGCGTCGAACCTCGAGATATGTACGAGTTCGGGGGGAAGTACTGCGACTTCACGCCGACGGAGGAGTGGAAGAAGGAGCTGATCCTGTCCAGCAACGCGAGCATGGACGATGACGTCGAGACCTTCCGCAAccgcgccgacggcgacagcgagaACGTCCGGAAGGGTCGGCAGGGATGGCTCGGCGGCTTAGTTGCTCAAGCTCAAGAAGAAACTGCGGTTAAAACTGAATTCTGA